Proteins from a genomic interval of Vicinamibacterales bacterium:
- the hisD gene encoding histidinol dehydrogenase → MKIADSTNRRAVAALLSATRIRDRATETGAAAIVDRVRKGGDAALLEFARELDGLQGRIEVPRRVWEAQARTLAPGTRRAITRAAASIRKVAKAQVPKGWRLNVGGGISVEQRVIPVSRVGCYVPAGRYPLPSSLLMSAIPARAAGVPEVIVACPRPDAAVFAAALEAGVDRLFQVGGAHAVAAMAYGTRTVPRVDKIVGPGNRWVAAAKSIVSADCGIDFYAGPTEILIVTASGPASWIAADLIAQAEHDPDARAVFVTSNRRLAEQVAREVAAQMPDTGPALQSLERHGGIIVCRDMNEAIDLANAAASEHLVVGTEALAKRVWNAGAVFVGAWTAQVAGDYAIGSNHVLPTAGAARYRGGLNAADFVKLVSVQRLTKRGLQRLAGTVTTLARAEGLEGHARSIAVRVSTPDSRLQTPGRKH, encoded by the coding sequence ATGAAGATCGCCGACTCGACCAACCGCCGCGCCGTCGCTGCCCTGTTGTCGGCGACGCGCATCCGCGATCGCGCCACCGAGACGGGCGCCGCCGCCATTGTCGATCGCGTGCGCAAGGGTGGCGACGCCGCGCTCCTCGAGTTCGCGCGCGAGCTGGATGGGCTGCAGGGCCGCATCGAGGTGCCGCGGCGGGTGTGGGAGGCGCAGGCGCGCACGCTCGCCCCCGGCACGCGGCGGGCCATCACGCGCGCCGCCGCCAGCATCCGCAAAGTGGCGAAGGCGCAAGTCCCCAAGGGTTGGCGCCTGAACGTGGGCGGCGGGATCAGCGTCGAGCAGCGGGTCATTCCGGTGTCGCGGGTTGGCTGCTACGTTCCCGCCGGCCGCTATCCCCTCCCGTCGTCGCTCCTCATGTCGGCCATACCCGCGCGCGCCGCCGGCGTGCCCGAAGTGATCGTGGCCTGCCCGCGGCCGGACGCCGCGGTGTTTGCGGCGGCGCTGGAAGCCGGGGTCGATCGCCTGTTCCAGGTCGGAGGCGCACACGCGGTGGCCGCCATGGCCTACGGCACGCGCACCGTGCCGCGCGTGGACAAGATCGTCGGGCCCGGCAACCGCTGGGTGGCCGCGGCCAAGTCGATCGTCTCGGCCGACTGCGGCATCGACTTCTACGCCGGACCGACGGAGATCCTGATCGTGACGGCGTCGGGCCCGGCGTCGTGGATTGCCGCCGACCTGATCGCGCAAGCGGAGCACGACCCCGATGCGCGGGCCGTGTTCGTCACCTCGAATCGCCGGCTGGCCGAACAGGTCGCGCGCGAAGTGGCGGCGCAAATGCCCGACACCGGGCCGGCGCTGCAGTCGCTCGAACGCCACGGCGGCATCATCGTCTGCCGCGACATGAACGAGGCGATCGACCTCGCCAACGCGGCGGCGTCCGAGCACCTCGTGGTGGGAACCGAGGCGTTGGCCAAACGCGTCTGGAATGCCGGAGCCGTGTTCGTGGGCGCCTGGACGGCGCAGGTCGCCGGCGACTACGCGATTGGTTCGAATCACGTGCTGCCCACGGCGGGCGCGGCCCGCTACCGCGGCGGACTGAACGCCGCTGATTTCGTGAAGCTGGTGTCGGTGCAACGCCTGACGAAGCGAGGGCTGCAACGCCTTGCCGGCACCGTGACAACATTGGCCAGAGCCGAAGGCCTCGAAGGCCACGCCCGATCGATTGCGGTTCGCGTTTCGACTCCCGACTCCCGACTCCAGACTCCCGGCAGGAAACACTGA
- the hisG gene encoding ATP phosphoribosyltransferase gives MKLKLGIPKGSLQDATIQLFQRAGYQMRVDSRSYFPSIDDPDIECMLIRAQEMARYVADGVLDAGLTGQDWIAEHEIGHPEQTPLARICDLVYSKQSFGKVKWVLAAPEDSPFKTVADLNGKRIATELVRVTRNYFTTKGLDVDVEFSWGATEVKPPVLADAIVEATETGSTLRANRLRILETIMESNTQLIANQPAMTDPWKKTKIENLAMLLRAAIDAQGRVGLMLNARRTDLEKLIAILPALQRPTVSSLSDPEWVAINTILEEKVARDLIPKLKAAGGQGIVEYPLTKIVV, from the coding sequence ATGAAGCTGAAATTGGGGATCCCGAAAGGCTCGCTGCAGGACGCCACCATCCAGTTGTTCCAGCGCGCCGGCTACCAGATGCGCGTGGACTCGCGGTCGTACTTCCCGTCGATCGACGACCCCGACATCGAGTGCATGCTGATTCGCGCGCAGGAGATGGCCCGCTACGTCGCCGACGGCGTGCTCGACGCCGGTCTCACCGGCCAGGACTGGATTGCCGAGCACGAGATTGGCCACCCTGAACAGACGCCGCTGGCGCGGATCTGCGACCTGGTCTACTCCAAGCAGAGCTTCGGCAAGGTGAAGTGGGTGCTGGCCGCGCCGGAGGATTCGCCCTTCAAGACCGTGGCCGACCTCAACGGCAAGCGCATCGCCACCGAGCTGGTGCGGGTGACCAGGAACTACTTCACCACCAAGGGCCTCGACGTGGACGTCGAGTTCTCGTGGGGCGCGACCGAGGTCAAGCCGCCGGTGCTGGCCGACGCCATCGTCGAGGCCACTGAAACCGGGTCCACGCTTCGCGCCAACCGCCTGCGCATCCTCGAGACCATCATGGAGTCCAACACCCAGTTGATCGCCAACCAGCCGGCGATGACCGATCCGTGGAAGAAGACCAAGATCGAGAACCTCGCCATGCTGCTGCGCGCCGCCATCGACGCGCAGGGCCGCGTCGGCCTCATGCTCAACGCGCGGCGGACCGATCTCGAGAAACTGATCGCGATCCTGCCCGCGCTGCAGCGACCGACGGTGTCGTCGCTGAGCGATCCGGAGTGGGTGGCGATCAACACGATTCTCGAAGAGAAGGTGGCGAGAGACCTGATCCCGAAGCTGAAGGCGGCCGGCGGCCAGGGCATTGTCGAGTATCCGCTGACGAAGATCGTCGTATGA
- the hisI gene encoding phosphoribosyl-AMP cyclohydrolase: MDFSKLDGLIPAVVQDETSSEVLMVGFMNDEAWALTKQTGYVTFFSRTRNQLWMKGETSGNKLAVRQVFLDCDEDTLLIKVRREGDGNVCHTGQRSCFYNEIENAQLGERR, translated from the coding sequence ATGGATTTCTCCAAGCTTGACGGGCTGATCCCGGCGGTCGTGCAAGACGAAACCAGCAGTGAGGTGTTGATGGTGGGCTTCATGAACGACGAAGCCTGGGCGCTGACGAAACAGACCGGCTACGTCACCTTCTTCAGCCGCACCCGCAACCAGCTGTGGATGAAGGGCGAGACGTCGGGGAACAAGCTGGCGGTGCGCCAGGTGTTCCTGGACTGCGACGAAGACACGCTGCTCATCAAGGTCAGGCGCGAAGGCGACGGCAATGTCTGCCACACCGGCCAGCGCTCGTGCTTCTACAACGAGATCGAGAACGCGCAACTGGGAGAAAGACGATGA
- a CDS encoding EAL domain-containing protein: protein MTSIRLLQVEDTEDDAALVSVALTRAGFDLYSRRVGTAAALRHELDTEEWDLVIADYAMPGFSGAKALHIVRERRADLPFIFVSGTGGEDTAVAAMRTGAHDYIMRGNLSRLAPAVERELREAAARRERLLANQRVAYLAYHDSLTDLPNRALFHDRLQQAILRSHRDERGLVVLLIDLDGFREINDALGHHAGDQVLQEVASRLRGALRASDTVARLGGDEFAVLLPATDVNRAELAARKILHDLEHAFVADERPLMVTASIGIAGCPAHASTSDELLQKADSAMYVAKGDGCGCAVYDVTRDQRVYQRVSMATALRQALDARQFEVDYQPIVHLHTGTVIGVESLVRWNHPERGRLLPDDFIRVAERTGLVNPLTAFVLDRAFSEWPASQLPAGCTIAVNVSPRSLHHSAFPGRVSELLDGYGTPPGSLMLEITENMVMSDPDGAARCLHQLHEMGVNLAIDDFGRGYSSLSYLRQLPVDQLKIDRSFQIGLASGEDETLVRCMIDLAHNLGMMVVAEGVETEGVYQQLVGMGCDAVQGFFINRPAPAADVAGWIGRRAPA, encoded by the coding sequence ATGACGTCCATCCGTCTGCTGCAGGTCGAAGACACCGAGGATGACGCGGCCTTGGTGTCTGTCGCGCTGACGCGCGCCGGTTTTGACTTGTACTCCAGGCGGGTCGGCACCGCCGCCGCACTGCGCCACGAGCTGGACACCGAGGAGTGGGACCTCGTCATCGCCGACTACGCAATGCCCGGCTTCAGCGGCGCCAAGGCCCTCCACATCGTCCGCGAGCGGCGCGCGGATCTGCCGTTCATCTTCGTGTCGGGCACCGGCGGCGAAGACACCGCCGTGGCCGCCATGCGGACGGGCGCGCACGACTACATCATGAGGGGCAACCTCTCCCGGCTCGCGCCGGCGGTGGAGCGCGAGCTGCGCGAGGCCGCGGCGCGGCGGGAACGCCTGCTCGCCAACCAGCGGGTCGCCTACCTCGCGTACCACGATTCGCTGACCGACCTGCCCAACCGGGCGCTGTTTCACGATCGCCTGCAACAGGCCATCCTGCGGTCGCATCGGGATGAGCGGGGCCTGGTCGTGCTGCTGATCGATCTTGATGGCTTCAGGGAAATCAACGACGCGCTCGGCCACCATGCCGGCGACCAGGTGCTGCAGGAGGTGGCGAGCCGGCTGCGCGGCGCCCTGCGCGCGTCCGACACCGTGGCGCGGCTCGGCGGCGACGAGTTCGCGGTGCTGCTGCCGGCCACCGACGTGAACCGGGCCGAGCTGGCGGCGCGCAAGATCCTGCACGATTTGGAGCACGCCTTCGTCGCCGACGAGCGGCCGCTGATGGTCACCGCCAGCATCGGCATTGCCGGCTGCCCGGCGCACGCGTCCACGAGCGACGAGCTGCTGCAGAAGGCCGACTCGGCGATGTACGTCGCCAAAGGCGACGGGTGCGGGTGCGCCGTCTACGACGTCACCCGCGATCAGCGCGTCTATCAGCGCGTGAGCATGGCAACGGCCCTGCGCCAGGCGCTCGACGCCCGCCAGTTCGAAGTGGACTACCAGCCGATCGTCCATTTGCACACCGGCACCGTCATCGGCGTCGAATCGCTGGTGCGCTGGAACCATCCCGAGCGCGGGCGGCTGCTGCCGGACGACTTCATCCGGGTGGCGGAGCGCACCGGCCTGGTGAACCCGCTGACGGCGTTCGTGCTCGACCGCGCCTTTTCGGAGTGGCCGGCGTCGCAGCTGCCGGCGGGATGCACGATTGCCGTGAACGTTTCGCCGCGCAGCCTGCATCACTCCGCCTTCCCCGGGCGGGTGAGCGAGTTGCTCGACGGCTACGGCACGCCGCCGGGGTCGCTGATGCTGGAAATCACCGAGAACATGGTGATGTCGGATCCGGACGGGGCGGCGCGGTGCCTGCACCAGCTTCACGAGATGGGCGTCAACCTCGCCATCGACGATTTCGGCCGGGGCTACTCGTCGCTGAGCTACCTGCGGCAGCTGCCGGTGGATCAACTGAAGATCGATCGCTCGTTCCAGATCGGGCTGGCCAGCGGCGAAGACGAAACGCTGGTGCGCTGCATGATCGACCTGGCGCACAACCTGGGCATGATGGTGGTGGCCGAGGGCGTGGAAACCGAGGGCGTTTACCAGCAGCTGGTCGGGATGGGCTGCGACGCGGTCCAGGGCTTCTTCATCAACCGCCCGGCCCCGGCGGCCGACGTGGCCGGCTGGATCGGGCGCCGGGCCCCTGCCTAG
- a CDS encoding M20/M25/M40 family metallo-hydrolase yields MRRLMFLTSALLTITLTLSAQAPPAGVDPATINRIRGEAVTRSQAMETHWWLSEVYGPRATGTPSYTQGADWVMKKFNEWGLKNIHVERFPFGQGWTIERFSIHMIAPQTAALIGQPRWNSPSTNGPVAADVVHVQAATEADLARYKGQLQGKIVVSQGVRAVRMLDGRVVLQMTDADWAEAMKVPEPAAARPPVAPAAGAPAPLTPAALQRFLVAEGAAAYLDRGSDNDAPAGGSNLSWQTQLVDGGTIFPGSGGSRDPKVPALVPSATIAVEHYNRIVRLLARGQAVRMEINIQATFHPETDPAGNAFNIIAEIPGTDLANEVVIMGAHFDTYPYATGATDNTTGSSAMIEAVRVIQALGLKPRRTIRVALWAAEEQGLLGSREYVARHFYDAKIKTPKPGHENVQAYFNLDNGTGRIVGIWGQGNTGAMKLFEEWGKPLKDIGWKNVSPRSVSQTDHGSFEDAGIPGFQFIQERLEYNSRTHHSNMDTFDHVQKDDVIQQGAVAAVFAWYAANTPGRLPRKQ; encoded by the coding sequence ATGCGACGTTTGATGTTTCTGACCTCCGCCCTGCTCACCATCACGCTGACGTTGAGCGCGCAGGCGCCGCCGGCCGGCGTTGACCCCGCCACCATCAACCGGATTCGCGGTGAGGCGGTCACGCGTTCGCAGGCGATGGAAACGCACTGGTGGCTGTCGGAGGTGTACGGCCCGCGCGCGACCGGCACGCCGTCGTACACGCAAGGCGCCGATTGGGTGATGAAGAAGTTCAACGAGTGGGGATTGAAGAACATCCACGTCGAGCGCTTCCCGTTCGGACAGGGATGGACGATCGAACGATTCTCCATCCACATGATCGCGCCGCAGACCGCCGCGCTCATCGGCCAGCCGCGGTGGAATTCGCCGTCCACCAACGGGCCGGTCGCCGCTGACGTCGTGCACGTGCAAGCCGCGACCGAGGCCGACCTCGCCAGGTACAAGGGCCAGTTGCAGGGCAAGATCGTCGTCAGCCAAGGCGTCCGCGCGGTACGGATGCTCGATGGCCGCGTCGTCCTCCAGATGACCGACGCCGACTGGGCAGAAGCGATGAAGGTGCCGGAGCCGGCGGCGGCACGTCCTCCGGTTGCGCCGGCCGCGGGCGCGCCCGCGCCCCTGACGCCCGCGGCGCTGCAGCGCTTCCTCGTCGCTGAAGGCGCCGCCGCGTATCTCGATCGCGGGTCCGACAACGACGCGCCGGCCGGCGGCAGCAACCTGTCGTGGCAAACCCAGCTCGTTGACGGCGGCACGATTTTCCCCGGCAGCGGCGGCAGCCGCGACCCCAAGGTACCCGCGCTGGTGCCGTCGGCCACCATCGCCGTCGAACACTACAACCGCATCGTCCGCCTGCTGGCACGCGGCCAGGCGGTGCGGATGGAAATCAACATCCAGGCCACGTTCCATCCGGAAACGGATCCGGCCGGCAACGCCTTCAACATCATTGCGGAGATCCCGGGCACCGACCTCGCCAACGAGGTCGTGATCATGGGCGCGCACTTCGACACCTACCCGTACGCGACCGGGGCCACCGACAACACCACCGGATCGTCGGCGATGATCGAAGCGGTGCGCGTGATCCAGGCGCTGGGGCTGAAGCCGCGGCGGACGATCCGCGTGGCGTTATGGGCGGCCGAGGAGCAGGGCCTGCTCGGCTCGCGTGAGTACGTCGCGCGCCACTTCTACGATGCCAAGATCAAGACCCCGAAGCCGGGCCACGAGAACGTGCAGGCCTACTTCAACCTCGACAACGGCACCGGCCGCATTGTTGGCATCTGGGGCCAGGGCAATACCGGCGCGATGAAGCTGTTCGAGGAGTGGGGCAAGCCGTTGAAGGACATCGGCTGGAAGAACGTGAGCCCACGCTCGGTGAGCCAGACCGACCATGGCTCGTTCGAGGACGCCGGCATTCCCGGCTTCCAGTTCATCCAGGAGCGCCTGGAGTACAACTCGCGCACGCATCACTCGAACATGGACACATTCGATCACGTTCAAAAAGACGATGTGATCCAGCAAGGCGCGGTGGCCGCGGTGTTCGCGTGGTACGCCGCGAACACGCCCGGGCGTTTACCGCGCAAGCAGTAG
- a CDS encoding YbhB/YbcL family Raf kinase inhibitor-like protein encodes MTHLIRTPMAALAACLATAVAAAAQAPAPAAAPPRPAMTLTTPAFPDGDPIPAKYTQAGEQVSPELRWTNTPPGTQSFLLHMHDPDVARNKTTETQVHWLMWNIPATATGLPEGVPKGADLPDGSHQTSASGPVYRGPGAPASGPPHHYTFEIYALDTKLDVPMGADAFETRTAVMKAAQGHVLGKAVYVGLFRRPQ; translated from the coding sequence ATGACCCACCTGATCCGAACGCCCATGGCCGCCCTGGCGGCATGCCTTGCGACCGCTGTCGCCGCCGCCGCACAGGCGCCCGCACCGGCCGCCGCGCCGCCGCGGCCCGCGATGACCCTGACCACGCCCGCCTTCCCGGATGGCGATCCCATTCCCGCGAAGTACACACAGGCGGGGGAGCAGGTGTCACCGGAGTTGCGGTGGACCAACACGCCGCCGGGCACGCAGAGCTTCCTGCTGCACATGCACGACCCCGACGTCGCCCGCAACAAGACCACCGAGACACAAGTGCACTGGCTGATGTGGAACATCCCGGCGACCGCCACCGGCCTGCCCGAAGGCGTGCCGAAGGGCGCCGACCTGCCGGACGGCAGCCACCAGACCAGCGCGAGCGGTCCGGTGTATCGCGGACCGGGCGCGCCGGCCAGCGGTCCGCCGCACCACTACACCTTCGAGATCTACGCGCTGGACACGAAACTCGACGTGCCGATGGGCGCCGATGCGTTCGAGACGCGCACCGCGGTGATGAAGGCGGCGCAAGGACACGTCCTCGGCAAGGCGGTTTACGTCGGGCTGTTCAGGCGGCCGCAGTAA
- a CDS encoding alpha/beta fold hydrolase: MADDRRAGRGPVLCVHGLTGSPDELLPLAGALSATGRAVSTPMLAGHGRDVAALAATRWTDWLASADAALTACVAGGHPAAVVAASAGGLLALHLAATRPRDVSGLVLLATPTSLRPVVASQIRLRLLIPAALRPQRLNVIPKPGGGPNVSDRSLAAGLRSLPAYPLETLGQLLDMMTAVRRRLGEVTQPVLLVHGDLDATVSRAQVDGLAASLTRAARVERLDLPGSAHLVAIDRDRELLQARVASFLDSL; encoded by the coding sequence GTGGCTGACGATCGACGGGCTGGCCGCGGTCCGGTGCTCTGCGTTCACGGACTCACCGGCAGCCCGGATGAGCTGTTGCCGTTGGCCGGCGCGTTGTCGGCCACCGGCCGCGCGGTCAGCACGCCGATGCTGGCCGGCCATGGCCGCGATGTGGCGGCGCTGGCGGCGACGCGCTGGACCGACTGGCTCGCGTCCGCCGATGCCGCGTTGACGGCGTGCGTGGCGGGCGGCCACCCGGCGGCGGTGGTGGCCGCGTCGGCCGGCGGCTTGCTCGCGCTGCACCTGGCGGCCACGCGCCCACGCGACGTGAGCGGCCTCGTGCTGCTGGCCACGCCCACCTCGCTGCGCCCGGTCGTCGCCTCGCAGATCCGCCTCCGCCTGTTGATTCCCGCGGCCCTTCGCCCACAACGGCTCAACGTGATCCCGAAGCCCGGCGGTGGCCCGAACGTGAGCGACCGCTCATTGGCGGCGGGCTTGCGATCGCTGCCGGCTTATCCACTGGAGACGCTCGGTCAGCTCCTCGACATGATGACCGCGGTCCGCCGGCGCCTGGGCGAGGTGACGCAGCCCGTGTTGCTGGTGCATGGCGACCTGGATGCCACCGTATCGCGCGCGCAAGTGGACGGGCTGGCCGCGTCGCTCACCCGCGCCGCGCGTGTGGAGCGCCTCGACCTGCCGGGCTCGGCTCACCTCGTCGCGATTGATCGCGATCGCGAGTTGCTCCAGGCCCGCGTCGCTAGTTTTCTGGATTCGTTGTAA
- a CDS encoding TOBE domain-containing protein encodes MSDLLTVRAAADRLGVAYSTLKQWIYDGSIRTTRTRGGHHRVAESEVLRLQMSAGKSASSASSASSAALVRKSASSAAALRAMADKSAARGVLVALSGRNQLRGIVEEVRSDGLLSQVRLRIGNQMLTAVITRDAVTELKLKRGDEAVAIIKSTEVMIGRESPAPAPAGRSRRS; translated from the coding sequence ATGAGCGACCTGCTGACCGTGCGGGCGGCCGCCGACCGGCTCGGCGTGGCGTATTCCACGCTCAAGCAGTGGATCTACGACGGCTCCATTCGCACCACGCGAACACGCGGCGGACACCACCGCGTCGCGGAGTCCGAAGTGTTGCGCCTGCAAATGTCGGCGGGTAAATCGGCGTCATCGGCGTCATCGGCGTCGTCTGCGGCCCTGGTCCGCAAATCGGCGTCATCCGCCGCCGCGCTTCGCGCTATGGCGGACAAGTCGGCGGCCCGGGGGGTGCTGGTGGCGCTCAGCGGCCGCAATCAACTGCGCGGCATCGTCGAAGAGGTCCGCAGCGACGGCCTGTTGTCGCAGGTGCGCTTGCGCATCGGCAATCAGATGCTGACGGCGGTGATCACGCGCGACGCGGTCACCGAACTGAAGCTGAAGCGCGGCGACGAGGCGGTGGCGATTATCAAGTCCACCGAGGTGATGATCGGCCGGGAAAGCCCGGCACCGGCGCCGGCGGGGCGATCCCGGCGCTCCTGA
- a CDS encoding molybdopterin-dependent oxidoreductase, with protein MKVAVAVVVCALAVALPARAQSSVDVVALDGRRVAVTFDGMDRKTVITSDHGLKTTFEGVALRDILARAGVPLGEALRGKALARIIIATATDGYQVAFAIAEVDAGFTDQVILVADKRNGQPLLPDTGPLQIVVPLDKRAGRWIRQVTKLEVRDVR; from the coding sequence GTGAAGGTCGCCGTCGCGGTGGTGGTGTGCGCGCTGGCGGTGGCCCTGCCGGCCCGCGCGCAATCGAGCGTCGACGTCGTGGCGCTCGACGGCCGACGGGTCGCCGTGACCTTCGACGGGATGGATCGGAAGACCGTGATCACGAGCGACCACGGCTTGAAGACCACCTTCGAGGGCGTGGCGCTGCGCGACATCCTCGCCAGGGCCGGCGTGCCGCTCGGCGAGGCCCTCCGCGGCAAGGCACTGGCGCGGATCATCATCGCCACCGCCACCGACGGTTACCAGGTCGCGTTTGCCATCGCCGAGGTCGATGCCGGGTTCACGGACCAGGTCATCCTCGTCGCCGACAAGCGCAATGGCCAGCCGTTGCTGCCCGATACCGGCCCCCTGCAGATCGTGGTGCCGCTGGACAAGCGGGCCGGTCGTTGGATCCGGCAGGTGACGAAGCTGGAAGTGCGGGACGTGAGATGA